The nucleotide sequence ATATATGCATTGTGAAGATGAATAACTTAAAACTGTGAatcttcaaatattcaaaaagCAATTCTGTTCATTTATAGTCATTAGGATGCATTTCTATGAAAGTGCAAGCAAATCTGAGATGAATGGCAATAGAAAACCTCATAAAATTTGAAAATTGAAATCTTTGATCTGTCCATGTTAACGTCTGTCATATTTCTGAATTACTATAAGCACTTCTGCAAAGCATATAACACGAGAAATGTTGCCTGACAGAGCCTTGTATCTTCTTGCTTTTCTGAAGGTAGCCTTTGACTGCTCGGAATTTGGAAATGGATCATGCCCAGAGAATGACAGGCCATTAGGTATTCGAACTGCAATGTATCTATTTATGTCTGGGGCTATCTTCATCACTATTTTTGGAAACCTTGCcatgattatttccatttcctaCTTCAAACAGCTTCATTCTCCAACAAACTTTCTCATCCTTTCCATGGCAATCACTGACTTTCTCCTGGGATTCAGCATTATGCCCTACAGCATGATCCGGTCTGTGGAAAACTGCTGGTATTTTGGAATCCTTTTCTGCAAGATCCATTACAGCTTTGATTTGATGCTAAGCATAACATCGATTTTCCATCTTTGCTCTGTAGCCATAGACAGGTTTTATGCCATATGCTACCCTTTGCATTATTCTACCAAAATAACCATTTCAGTAGTAAAGAGGTTGCTGTTTCTTTGTTGGTCAATACCAGGAGCATTTGCTTTTGGGGTGGTTTTCTCTGAGGCATATGCTGATGGAATAGAAGGCTATGATGTTCTGGTTGCATGTTCCAGTTCTTGCCCAGTAATGTTCAATAAGCTATGGGGCACCACTTTGTTTATGGCAGGCTTCTTCACCCCAAGCTCTGTGATGGTAGGAATTTATGGCAAAATTTTTGCAGTATCCAAAAAACATGCTCGTGCAGTCAACGCCATTCCTGAAAATCAAAGTAGCCaaatgaagaaggagaagaaggcagCCAAAACCTTGGGAATAGTGATGGGCGTCTTCTTGTTATGCTGGTTTCCTTGCTTCTTCACAATTTTACTTGATCCATATTTGAACTTTTCTACTCCTGCAGTATTGTTTGATGCTTTGACTTGGTTTGGCTATTTCAACTCCACATGCAATCCTTTAATATATGGTTTCTTCTACCCTTGGTTTCGCAAAGCACTGAAGTATATTCTCCTTGGTAAAATCTTCAACTCACATTTTCATAACACTAATTTGTTTTCTCAGAAAGAATCtgaatagagtcaggaaaattttcAGCTCTTTAaaagtatagaaatatatgttatgtgtatgtatatgtatatgcatatttacatatgtatatatataacatgtgtatacatatatacacacaaatatattgatgaaagaaatgtccttggagtcaggaagaactgggacCAAGTTTTACCTCTGCCATATACTGATTGGGTAACCATGGATAAGTCTCTTAACTTTTCAGGGAAGTCAAGCAAATCCTAAGATTCTAAGTTACAGATGGGATTTGTATCACTGGAAGAAATTTCCATACTGAGAAATTGATGAGactagtgaaatcatagatctggacaGCAATGACAAAAGTGTATACATGTAGATCTCTAGATACAAGGTGTCCCCAGAGCCTTAGCTTAAcagattaataaataaataaactttattaagtacctacgatgtgccaggaactgtgttaagcactaaggatacaaaaagaggcaaaagacaagtcctccctttcaagaagcttacaatcttatGGGGAAGACAATGTGTAGACAAATATTCacaaagcaagatatatacaggacaaatgagaaataattaacagagagaagacattagaattaaaaagggttggggaaggcttcttgtaggaggtgagatttttgctttgtttttggagggagaggaggcagggcaattagggttaagtgatttacgcaaggtcacacagctagtaagtgtgtcaagtgtctgaggctggatttaaactcaggtcctcctgactctagggctggtgctctactcagtgcgccacctagctgccccaaaggtgagattttaattaggtcttaaaggaagccagagaggtcagtagtcagagagaaggaagagcatttcgggcatgggggatagcctgaGAGAATTccaggagctgagagatggagtattttaTTTGTGGAACATCAAGGTTAAGCTGGAATAAGCTATTTGGAGTCTTTAGTAGcataaaacttcactaagacttttgggacaccctttatagaaatatgagaagatatgAAAGAGAGAATTGTGTAGTATATAGAAAACTGGCTTGTAGTCAGCAAGACTGGAACTTGTATCCAACCATCAACACAAACTGTGTGACCGTAGtcagtctctttttctcttaGAAACCAGGATTCTTTAAGTCAATTGATTACTCTGCTTAAGATTATCCAGGAGGGGTCTTATAATGTATTTGGAGAGCCTCCCCTATTTGAGGAACtgcctgtatgtatgtatgtatctatgtatgtatgtgtgtatttgtataactTCAAAGCAACACTGAATTAGTTCCATAGGTGGTAAAAGAAGTatccttctttgaaaatgaaggtgctGGATTAGATAATCTTTAAAGATTCTTCTATTCTAACATTTTACAATAAGTAGAAAAACTACTCCcatcaaatacacacacatttaccTAGGAAACACTAGGTATGAGGGCATGAGCTAGAGGAAACAACTTCAAAGACGATTTCTATGTAGATCTTTTAGTGCTCTATTCTTGTATCCTGCAGTGCTCCACACTCAAAACTGACATCCTCAACATTTTCCTACCTGCTGCTATGAGGTCATCTGATCCTGATGACGAAAtagcaaaataattattttaataagaCAGTGGGACATGCAAAACTTAGCTCACAAGATATCAAAGATAGCCTTGCAAGCTGAAAACATTTAACGGGTTAGAAGATATTATCAGTGAGGAtaaaagtgaaaggagagaacaaGCATAGATATTTCCTTGGCATTCCAAAAATTAAGTATCAGTGGAAAAGTGGGAGACAATTTGGGCAGAGTCAAAGTTGAAGGATTAAATGTAGATAATTTGCATTGTAAGGGCAGCTAGGGGACACAAtgggtagaatgccaggcctgagggaagacccatctttgtgagttcaaatctggtctcagaccttactagcagtgtgactctgggtaagtcactcaccctgtttgcctcagcttcctcatctgtaggatgaaatggagaaggaaaaccactctagcatcttccaagaaaatctccaatggagtcacaaagtgtTGAACATGAtcgaaaatgattgaacaacaacaaaaatgatgcgTTGTCATGATTTGCTAAATTTAAAGATATTTTGCCAAATTTAAatgtgatttcttctttttaaagtgaGGGAATGCTGTTTATCATGTAGATAATTATTAATTGTAAAATAAAGTTTATCCAGAATTTGGGTCTTAAAATTGGACTGGGTTGCATTACTGTGAAAAGGCTATATTTCAGCTTCTGTTTTACTTTTTGGAATTGATGTAAAGATATGATTTGGGTTATGTCTCCGAGAGAATCATTGTACTAAAGCAATAAAATGTGTACGTCATTAAAAAAAGTCTCTAAACATGgggaggctgaatttgaagtcagaagtccTAGGCTTAAACCACAGTTTTGCTCCCACCTGGGTGACCTTAGATTAGTCATTCAATCTTTCTAAGTGTCTTTTTTATGTAGCATTATCTGTCTACCTTATGGCAATTTCCCAGTCGTTTCTAAATCATGTCCTGCTGCTGCTCATgccctgcctcctctctcccagCCCCTCCTGAGTTTTCTTCTCTCACTAGAACAGACcgagatttttttcactttctttttatcctcagtgtctgacatatgcttaataaatgcttgctgatgcttttgtacaatgaggataataatagtacttgtcTCATATGTTtattatggggatcaaatgaggtgtaaagtactctgtaaaccttgaagttctgtgtaggtgatgatgatgatgacgatgacgccAGATGCTGATGGcactgatggtgatgatgacgatgacttCAGTCTGCACTGGTTCATGACTCCATATCCCCGTAATGAAAAGCCAAGGTCATTGGTGGCTTCTAAGAGGGCAATTTCAGTAGGGTGTTGGGGGTGAAAGCCATATTGCAAGTGGTTAAGGAATCAGgggaataaggaaactgaggtaccaaGTATAGTTGTGGTTTagtggtttttcagttgtgtctgactcttcatgaccccatgtgaggTTTCCTTGACAGGTACTACAGTacttggccattttcttctccagctcattttatagatgaagaaactgaggcaaacagggttaagtgacctgcctatggtcacatagctagtaagtgtctgaggctggatttgaactctggaagaggaatcttcctggctccaggtccagcactcaatcTACTGCTTCACCTAGTTGCCCAGGTATAGAAGATTTTGTTTGAgcgaaagagaaaagaaagaagggagggaagttatATAACTGTGCAAAGACTTGTCCAACTCATGCCAGATGGACATTCTATTGATACAAGTGACAATCTTCTCCAAGATAGGAATGGTTATAGTTCTTTATGTAGCAGGTACCACAGAAAGGACTGGCTTCTTGGAGGATTATTTTTAACAGTCTTCATAGCCttaaaacaaaggaacaaaaacaGACATCATCTAAAAGCAATAAAAAGTCCTGAGCACAAAACCATGCAGTAAGTGTTCAATGACCTTCTGGTAAATGACTGAATGAGTATAGTTTCAGAAGTGCTTCTATTATGTTGGTATGGGCCATGAATGGATTTCACTCCTTCTGAGCTGTTATTGTATAATTTGAATTGTCTTTACTATTTCTCCCTACCCCATAaccatttatttatatgtaaaaatgGAGTTCACAAATTGGCCTCTTGatttattcaattataaaaagATCCTGGATAGAACCCTCTTACAGCCTCTTCACATAGTCATATTACCATTTATTGAGAGAGAGGTGACTTTGGAGCTGAGTCTTAATGTATAATAAGGATATATTTTTCATTGTTCCTAATTAGTgaatttgtgcaaaaaaaaaaagtctgcttggCAACTCTCCAGTAAATCACTCTCTGtgaattttttaatataataatggTTATTTCCTCCtttgccttttccctctctcccacagAGGTTTGTATTGTACTCTGTAAACAGTGATATCAATAATTGCTATTGACTGACTGTCTTTGGTTCTCATTGGAGCCCCGGGCTGCGGGCAGCAAAATAATGCTGCCTGGCACGTACTTTACCATGTTCTAAAGATGGAGATCAATCTCTTCAATTACATACATTTCTTTTATCCTTTTG is from Trichosurus vulpecula isolate mTriVul1 chromosome 7, mTriVul1.pri, whole genome shotgun sequence and encodes:
- the LOC118855709 gene encoding trace amine-associated receptor 2, yielding MEQVAFDCSEFGNGSCPENDRPLGIRTAMYLFMSGAIFITIFGNLAMIISISYFKQLHSPTNFLILSMAITDFLLGFSIMPYSMIRSVENCWYFGILFCKIHYSFDLMLSITSIFHLCSVAIDRFYAICYPLHYSTKITISVVKRLLFLCWSIPGAFAFGVVFSEAYADGIEGYDVLVACSSSCPVMFNKLWGTTLFMAGFFTPSSVMVGIYGKIFAVSKKHARAVNAIPENQSSQMKKEKKAAKTLGIVMGVFLLCWFPCFFTILLDPYLNFSTPAVLFDALTWFGYFNSTCNPLIYGFFYPWFRKALKYILLGKIFNSHFHNTNLFSQKESE